The sequence GAAATAGGTTAGTATCTTGATAATTTGATAGAAAATTGTCAGTAGTCTATGAAAAACTGTTTAACACCTTCGGGAACCAGCAAGCATTTTGGTGATCTTTTAAAAATTGCcttaaaaaatagaaaagagTAATTTGATAGAAAATTGTCAGTAGTCTATTTAGGGACTGTCTAAAAGCTTCAGAATTTTGGTACCCTTTTATAAATTGCCGTAGAAAAATTGGAAAGAGGgtattcaaagtaaaataaaccgacatttaaaacaaagatcTCTTTATTAAATAACCCCACCGTCACTATAGTATCTATATAAGCAGACTGAGCAGCGCCTGCAGTACCATCACGACGAGCTGCAGCAGACCAGGCAGGAGTGCTCCGCCGATGCCCAGCAGCACGTCGTCCGTCACCTCCGTGATGGAGGAGATGAGGGTCGTGAGGAGACCTTGAAGGTTCACCAGCGAGCTTTATACGCTGCTCTTATAACTAACTGAACTGGGAGATGCTTTCATTGAAGCTGATTTATAAGTAACTTAACTGCTCTTAAGTAAAAACAATCGGCTATTGTTAAAGACAGAAGAAACTTTTAGAAATCGTTGTTTCTATATCAGAAAACACAATTACCACTAGAAAATAGCCAGAAATTgagaataaacatataaaattaggAGAAAGTTGCCTTTTGAAACTGTCAAACGGCTCAGGAAATAGGTTAGTATCTTGATAATTTGATAGAAAATTGTCAGTAGTCTATTAGAGACTGTCTGGAAACTTCTGAATCTAGCAAGTATTTTAGTATTCTATTGTAAATTGCCGTAGAAAAAAgggttttaaaagtaaaataaaccaacatttaaaacaaaaatctcttTATTAAATACTCCTACTGTTACTATAGTATCTATATAAGCAGACTGAGCAGCGCCTGCAGTACCATCACGACGAGCTGCAGCAGACCAGGCAGGAGTGCTCCGCCGATGCCCAGCAGCACGTCGTCCGTCACCTCCGTGATGGAGGAGATGAGGGTCGTGAGGAGACCTTGAAGGTTCACCAGTGAGCTTCATACACTGCTCTTATGACTAACTTCATTGGGAGATACTTTCCTTGAAGCTGTGTTATAAGTAACTTAACTGctcttatataaaaacaatcgACAATTTGTCAAACGGCTTTGGAAATAGGTTAGTATCTTGGTATTTTGGCAGATTTTTTTCTGTAGACTATTAGAGACTGTCTAATAGCCTCCGAAATCAGCAAGCATTATGGTACCATATAATGAATTGCCGTAGAAAAATTGGAAAGAgggttttaaatataatataaagtaacattttaaaacaaaaatctcttTATTAAATAACCCCACCGTCACTATAGTATCTATATAAGCAGACTGAGCAGTGCCTGCAGTACCATCACGACGAGCTGCAGCAGACCAGGCAGGAGTGCTCCGCCGATGCCCAGCAGCACGTCGTCCGTCACCTCCGTGATGGAGGAGATGAGGGTCGTGAGGAGACCTTGAAGGTTCACCAGCGAGCTTCATACACTGCTCTTATAACTATGCTCTTAACTTAACTAGAAGATACTTTTGTTGCTGAAGCGGTTATACTTTCGTAACCGGAGAGCttttaaaagtaacttaatTGCTTTTATAAGTAACTGAAGTGGGAGATACTTTCGTTGAAGCCATATTATAAGTAACTTAACAGCTCTTTTGTACAAAGGGATCAGCTATGGTGTTTGATTAGCCAGAAACTCTTAGAAACCGTTGTAGCTGTATCAGAAAACACAATATCCACCAGAAAAATAGGCAAAAACTGACAAAAACCATAGAAGCTTAGAAGGAAAAATAGGTAAGTATCTtgataatttaatagaaaattgtCCGTAGGCTATTAGGGACTGTCTGAAAACTTCAGATTTTAGCAAGTATTTTAGTATTCTGTTGTATTTTGCCGTAGAAAGAGGgtcttaaaagtaaaataaactatcatttaaaacaaaaatcaatttattaaataacccCACCGTCACTATAGTATCTATATAAGCAGACTGAGCAGCGCCTGCAGTACCATCACGACGAGCTGCAGCAGACCAGGCAGGAGTGCTCCGCCGATGCCCAGCAGCACGTCGTCCGTCACCTCCGTGATGGAGGAGATGAGGGTCGTGAGGAGACCTTGAAGGTTCACCATGCTGGTGGATGGGGTGTTCGGGTTGGCGCCGATGGCATATTCTGGTAGAGACCTGGAGAGAGAATAGACGTTATAATGTGCCTTTAGATACTATTTGAGGTGTCTTcgattgatataaaaaaaagatttaaacaAGTCAATCGACACCTCCATAAGGTCATTATGGGTATGAGTTTAATAGATCTCTGAAATCAGACGTACGAACCTCGAAATATCATCCTGTGCGcggtaacttttaaaatatacgaccatatgcttttataaaactcgttaattaaaagtaattttactattttgatTTCAGGGATCTATTAGAGTAAAAAATGGATTTTCGATAAAAACATGTTACGACCTTATGCGCTGAAAGGTGTCGAAATCAAATCACCATAAATTTCCTCACCTCAAGAAATTAACAATAGCCAACGCCTGCGAATACAGCTTGAGCAGCGAGGTCTCCAGCGCGCCCAGGTCTACAGGGATCATGCATGATATATTGGAAGGTAGGGTGTCGAAGATCGACAGTAGTGACAGCAACAGATTGTACACGTTGTTCAGCAGTGGGAGTAGGATGTTCACGAGGGGGTAGACTGCTGGCAGCTGGACATTAGCGTTCGCTGATACTGGGCTCTGGGAACAAATTCATGAGAAAATGTATCTATCTGGATTTTTTTATCTCTATACATATAGTTCTATAATATGAGTTGAGTCTAAACTACTGTTTTTTGTAATCAAaattttgcttgtattttttgtttttgttaaaatgacTGTGTATGTTCCTTactttttgtgttatttgttaTCTGAACAGTAGAAAATTTGtcagtaaatatgtatgtatgaaacatCCTGAGAATTTTGTCTATTGAATACGTAAACTTATGTTTATATgtcagtaaatttatttatagtatatcaagggtaaacaaataattaaattgaaatttcaccaaacaggaaaaatattttttttatgtatggtCTTTTCTttacttaagttatttataaaattattgttctctagaaataatacctacttagtaaAACAGTCAGatgaataattatgtaaacGCTTACTAAGATAAGACAACTTTATGATAAAGATTTTGTCTCGTTAGATGCAAAAGATATCATAGAATTTTAacgttaataatatttactactactactaattaaatacatttaatcaaaataataaataaataataaatacttaccgTAAATAAGAAAACACAAGCAAAAGCAAAAACAACCAAATTGATTTTGgacattttgaataatttaaatttaactaaaatatgtttaaactgtcttaaaataatatttacaatatagaACCTACGATAAATAAcagtatatatataaaaaacttacaTAACTGTGTATTTCTAACTAAGTAAATATGTGATATGATATCTTTTATCATTCGttacataaaattacttaagttttttattttcgcaataaatatgacataattattacaCCTGTTAGTCCTAGAAAGAATAGGCAGCTAACGCCTATTGTAGTCCTATGTGAAAAGTTAAGCCATCTAAAATCATCAgcccagcctttcttccaactatgttggagtcggcttccagtctcaccggatgcagctgaataccagtattttacatggagcgactgcctatctgacctacACAAcatagttacctgggttatacacgatacccttcggtaagactggttgtcagatattcaagcttctgactactgttaacgactgccaaagatatttgaaaatgacagccgagacccacaatttaacgtgccgtCCAACAATGTAGCAATATTTCTcttttagttttgttaaaaaaataataattcttcttACATCGATGTAttgtctcattcacatccatacatcttgtaataCAGAACCGCCGGATAAAAGTATTACAAACCTGACCTTTTTTAAAGGCGACCCTACCGAATATTTTAGCTAATTAATTGATGACTGATTGAATTGACTACTTAAATGTGAGCTTATGCTTTCTCACCTGTTTTCCAGACGTCCGTTTTCCGGTTTTTCCAAGGACaccaaattattaattaagttagtTATTCAGTAAGTTCTTATAAAATCTGTAGAATTTGCTTGAAAGAATAAACGTTCATACATCTATCCAAACTATCTTTTGCTATTGTAGACATACACGTAATTTTTATTCTAGAGTTGCTGGGGTCAATATCtattcaaaatttcatctcCAAAAAAAGCTATTTGTATGctaaatttcatccaaatccgtCTGGTAGTTCTTGCgtcaaacaacaataatattcatacaaactAACATTTATAGTAGCTTATCGCCACGACTTCATCCCGGTAAAAAGATTTCCCGAGTAATAAAgtcctataataatatgttaattcaGGCTTTTAACTATTTGTGTGCTAAATTTCATTGAAAACCGTGTAgtagtttttcgtgaaaaacttacaaatatacatacatccatccattcTCATAAACTtccacatttattatattaagtaggatAAGATATTAAggataattaaatgtaaaagatGCATGGTCTCAAaactagtaaaaatattaccaaatttAGAAACATTCTTTACTCGTAGATAACAAAAATTCTGTAAATCaacaattgataataatataacaattacaTAAAGAAATGAAGTAATACATTGCACATAGATAACAGGTGcatataaatactaaatattattttattttacacataacttatttagattttaacttatagtattttattttatttgtggaaAAATGCGTCCTGTTTTGATTGTCCTTGTGGCTTGTGTCGCTTTCCAGGTTAGTAGATTTacgaattatttatatatttatttatatattttggggtaaaaatgtaaaataacttagtaCTTTCAAAAAGTGTTTTTAGGGAACActacactgtttttttttctttatggGAAAATCGGGGGACCGCAGAAATTTCACgcgcatttaaaaaaaaagcttattttactGAAGGTACATTTACCTTCATTTGTGTACAAACTGTCAGTATATAAGCGTTGATTTAAACTCTCTATATAACCTTTCTCGTACctcaaagacaattttacaaaaacaataagtggAATTGGTTGAGCCGTTTTTGAGCTTTGCTCTTAGCaagacatttatatttatatataggGAAGATTAACTCATTAGGTTCCATTGTATTAATAATCTTCTTCTCCACAGATCCACCAAACCGAAGCCATGATCCCAGCCTACTCCGTCTCAGCACTCCGTCTAGCCTTCGACGAGATAGCCACAGTCCTACCAGTAGCCAACCAGCTCGCTTGCCTCCTCATCCCCTTCTTGATCAACTTGATCAACAATTTGAACAACTTATCAAATATTGTTCAAAATCTGACGCCAGCTTTGCTGCCATATTTCGGCTGTACATTACCTCTTTTATATGCTACTCTTACAGATTTAGCGTCCGTGTTATTCTTGTATATAAGTGTGTTAATTTCGCTTTTCCGATCAAATGTGCTCGCAGCTCCCGGTCTGTTGCTCGGTTTGGTTTCACAAGTGCTCAATTTAGTGCTCAATTTGCTCAGTGGTTTGAGCGATGGCACCGGTTTGTTGAGCAGTTTGATCAAGTTGATCACTAGTATTGTTGTTGAGTTggaaaaattgttaatttaagtttgttgaataaattgtttatttataatgttgttgttttattttttgtttaacattgtTCTACCTATTAGTAAGTTGTTAAGGTAATCCTGCGCATATGATGGTGTCTTATGCCCTGTGTTTGATTACCAGGTCTgctatactcaggccgttaccaacgtgcgaactacgtcataatcagaCGAATCATACGAATGTGACCatggggctatcacgtatcttagttgacgGCTATttaaagccactatgctgtgcattgttttcttccttagattacagtgattaacacgttacgttaaagcagcaatgtactgaatagtgaccatcaatttgacgtacactagttgtcaactgagatacgtgataagctcgctggtgtaagtgcgagcgagagactccgataaaatgacatgacttagttcgcatgTTTGAAATAGCCCGAGTATAGTTACTTTCTTTTACATCAAAGATTATGTTAATGCATCTTATTACTGGGAAAAATCTATAAGACTTTTGCTGCATGAAAAATTCTTATTATACGGAAAACAACTATAAGAATTTCATATGCACAATTTTTAAATGCATAAACTgaaaaatcagaaaaaaatggACTTTTTCGGGACTTGATCCCAAGATCTGAATAAGGTAATCGCCTTACTTCCTATGCACCACAAAGACACAAATACAATCAAAACAGACacacattttcaaaagcattacTTCGCACAAACAAACCTCCTAAAAAAGGAAatgaaattataacatttaaatatatcgtgTGTTTTTTCCTTAAATGGCTGAAACCCGCTCGTGTACACACCGCTTGCTCCAGGGGTCCGACATAACAATAACTTGGATTCATGTTTTCCTATAAAGGTTAGTACAGACTAGATGCGTTTGGTGGTGGCTGCCGCGCGTTTAAGGAGACTGGGAGACGCGCGTTTAGTTTCTTACATGACGAATTTTGGTAAATTTTggtttggtttaaaaatatttttttatttctaattttgaAGTGCGTTGCGGGGGACGCTATGAAAAAAAACtgatctaaatatataaaatttcaagttattaatcaatataattgTACTGTTGAATTTGattgaaaaatgaaaatgaaaaaaggaGAAAGTCAAAATTtacgttaaaattttaaagagaTTTCTTGTTTGATTTAATGTTATATTCGCTAGATTCCAGTTTTGAGGTTATTaaggtataatataatagtatgtaATTTGCTAAAGTAAATTGGGCTAATCAAATCTTGTTAGATTAAATGTATTTCCTTTAAATCTCagtgtataaacaaaaaaagtgCAATAACTTCAGATAACTCAACGTAagtttttctaaacaaaaatatacatgttcTATCAACCCGCTTAAAAAACGCCCAATAACCTAATCTACACTACCCTTTGCACACTGTTAGCAAACAAAATTGCCAACATACGAGGGAACATAAAGGAACTGATAAACGTTGTCAAACGTGCGACCCTTCAGCGAATGGTGCTTCAGAACAAATTATATAGAATAGATTTAAATGGAGGTCGTAGCCAGGTGAAGAGTGcttatttgttattgtagtcAACAACTGAAAAGAACTAACAAATATCCTGTATTACAAGgtttatggatgtgaatgaagcgtGACTTGATGTttcttggtctctgcctacccctacggcGAGAAGATGaaattatgggaaaaaggtgtatatgttactgtaaaagcccgaacggtggtaaatcctaagattttccggtacaacctaagatttaccaactcgcaatggtaaaagtccgaacaattattttatttcgaacttttacctatattcacttgatgatatcgagatgtcgccggagccc is a genomic window of Anticarsia gemmatalis isolate Benzon Research Colony breed Stoneville strain chromosome 27, ilAntGemm2 primary, whole genome shotgun sequence containing:
- the LOC142984357 gene encoding uncharacterized protein LOC142984357, yielding MKSPVSANANVQLPAVYPLVNILLPLLNNVYNLLLSLLSIFDTLPSNISCMIPVDLGALETSLLKLYSQALAIVNFLRSLPEYAIGANPNTPSTSMVNLQGLLTTLISSITEVTDDVLLGIGGALLPGLLQLVVMVLQALLSLLI